CTTAAGCTTTCTCAGCGACAAATGCGTGATATCAGGGGGCAGAGTATATCAATGATCTTCCAAGATCCAATGACAGCCTTGAACCCATATTTAAAAATTGGTACGCAGTTGATTGAAGTTTTGGTAAGGCATAGAACCAAAAAAATGAGCTCAGATGCTGCGTTTAAACGTTGCGTAGAGATGATGGCAAGAACGGGTATCCCTATGCCAGATAAAAGAATGAATATGTATCCACATGAGTTGTCAGGCGGTTTAAGGCAAAGGGTGATGATTGCCATGGCATTATTGAATGAACCCAGTGTTTTGATTGCAGATGAGCCTACGACTGCTTTGGATGTGACCATCCAAGCTCAGATACTTGATTTAATTAAAGAGCTAAATCACAACTTTGGCACCAGTGTTATTTTTATCAGTCACAACTTAGGCGTTGTTGCAGGTATGACTGATAGAGTAGCGGTCATGTACGCAGGCAGAGTGGTTGAAACTGCGTCAACTTTTGAATTATTTAAAAATCCTCAACATCCTTATACCAAAGCCTTGTTGGCCAGTTTGCCAAGATTGGATGAAGAGAAAGGCAGCTCTCTTAAACCCATTGTTGGGCTTCCTCCAAGTTTAGAAGATTTACCCAGTGGATGTTATTTCCATCCCAGATGTCCAAAAAAAGTGGAAAAATGTGAGCATAATTATCCTGATAGAAAAGTTATCAGTGATGGTCACTGGGCAACATGTTGGGAAATTAAGTAAGATAAGTTTTTAGATTGGTGGAGATTGAGTGATGAGTGAAAATATTTTAAAAGTTGAAGATCTTAAAGTACATTTTAAACTAAGACAAAAAGGTATATTTGGGTCTGAAGTACAAACTGTGAAAGCTGTGGATGGGGTAAGTTTTGAAGTAAAAAAAGGAGAGACTTTAGGCTTAGTAGGCGAAAGTGGTTGCGGTAAATCAACATTGGGACGTGCTATTTTGCAGTTGATTCAACCAACATCCGGCAAAGTATTTTTTGAAAATCAAGAAATTACCGCTATGAAAAATTTGCAAAAAATGCGTAGGAAGATGCAAATTATTTTCCAAGATCCATATGCTTCTTTAAATCCTAGAATGACGGTTGAAAGTATTATCTCAGAACCACTAAAGACATTCAATGTAGCACAAGGTTCAGAACTAACCAGAAAAGTGCAAGAGTTGATGGAAATGGTGGGCTTAAGACCTCAGTATATCAGACGCTATCCGCATGAATTTTCTGGTGGTCAACGCCAAAGAATCGGGATTGCTAGAGCCATTGCGCTTAATCCAGATTTGATTATTGCGGATGAACCGATCAGTGCTTTAGATGTATCCATTCAAGCCCAGATTTTAAATCTAATGCAAGATTTGCAAAAAGAATTAAATTTAACCTATGTTTTTATTGCGCATGATTTGGCTGCGGTTAGACATATCAGTGATAGAGTTGCCGTGATGTATCTTGGTAAATTGGCTGAAATAGGAACTGCGGATGAAATTATTAAAAATCCACAGCATCCTTATACCAAAGCTTTGATTTCAGCAATTCCAATTCCAGATCCACAAGTTGAAAAAAATAAACAAAAAACTGTTTTGCAAGGGGATGTGCCAAGCCCATTAAACCCACCCAAAGGCTGTAGGTTTCATACGCGATGTCCAATTGCCAAAGATGTGTGCAAACAAGAAATACCTTTATTAGAGCATAAAGTACAACGTATGGTTGCTTGTCATCTTGTGTAATAAAATAAAGAGAAGAATCACAGGAATTAAAAAATTAGATCTTTACTGAAATTAACATAATAAATGATACGTTTAAGCTAGCTCGGTGGTAATTTTGTTTTCACTGTGCAAAGTTTTATGGACTGGACAGCGATTGGCTATTTCTAAAAAACGTTGTTTTTGTTCTGGACTTAGGTTGCCTTCAAGATAAATTTTTCTTTGAATAAAATCAATTTTTCCTGTTTTGGTTTTGCAATCTTGACAATCTTTGGCATGGATTTTTTCATGTTTTAGCTCAACTTTAATAGAGTTTAGGTTAATTTGTTTATGACGAGCATACATTCTTAACGTCATGGAAGTGCAAGCACCTAAAGATGCTAAAAGCAAGTCATAAGGATTAAGGCCAAGATCTTTTCCTCCAAGGTTTTGAGGTTCATCAGCAATAATTGTATGAGAGGAAGTACTTATTTTTTGGGTCAGCGTTTGTTTGAGTTCCTCGACAATAACTGTTCCATGTTCAATATCAAGCTTTGTATTGTCTATAGGTAAATGGCGATCAAACCAACTGGCAATAAGTTGTCCAACGTAGAGGGCATCTTCTTTTTTGCTGAGTAAATGATCTGCTTGGTCTAAGCTTATAAAACTCTTGGGATGCTTGAGTTTTTCATAAAGTGTTTGTGCATGTTTAATACTAACAATGTTATCAATGGGTGAATGTAAAATTAAGCTATGTACTTTATGCTGAGGAGCAAGGTGTTCCAAATCAATGTTTTGAATGTCATGCATGAATTGATTACAAAGTACAAAAGGTTTTTGTCCCAGATTAAACGTATAATGCCCATCTTGCTGTTCAAGATGTTTTTTTAGATGAGAGGGGTGACTTGGTGCTCCAATACAGACCATGGCTTTAAGGTGCGGAAGTTTATGGGCTAGAGCCAATACAGCTGTTCCGCCTAAACTATGACCAATAATTAAAGAAGGACTCTGGTAGTGTGCCTGCATAAAATCTACAGCGGACTGTAAATCTTGTAGATTAGAACTGAAATTAGTTTTTGAAAAATCACCTTGGCTTTCACCCAAGCCTGTAAAATCAAAACGTAAAGTGGCTATGCCTTTGTCAGCAAGCTCTTTAGATATTCTAGCGGCTATCGCAATATCTTTAGAGCAAGTGAAGCAATGGATAAAAAGTGCATAACTGCGCGGAGGAGTGATAAGCGGTAAATCGATTTTTGCACTGAGGGTTTGTTCTTGTATGTTGGTAAAGGTTACGTCATTTGTTTGCGTCAACATAAGGGTCTCCAAGAAATGAAATTCCTTTGTAAAGCTATTCATTTTCAAGTCATTTTGCTAGGATACCCTCTTAATACAACCTTATTCTCTTTACTTCAAAAGAAAGGACAATTTTATGAATAAAAAGTTAATGGTCTTGTGTTTATGCTTAGCTTTAGCAGCTCCATCCATGGTTTTTGCTAAAAAAAGAGGTAAAAAACAATCTGAAAGAATTAAAGAAGGTGTAAAAAGTGGACAGCTTACGCAAGAAGAAGCGCAAGAGTTGCGGCAAGATGGAAAAGTCATTAGAGAAGAAGTAAAAGCTGCAAAAGCTGATGGTCAAATTGATGAAACCGAAAAAGTTAAAATAAAAGAAATGCGTCAAGAGCGTTCCAAGAAAATTTATCAAGAAAAACATGATAATGAATACACCTTAAGCAAGGCCAAGAAAAAGAGAATGCAGCAAGCTCTTAACTCAGGTAAAATAACAGCGACACAAGTGCAAGAGATTGAAGATGAAAACATGAAAATTAAGGATAAGCGTCATGAATTCATGAAAAATGATAATAAGCTAGATGACAAAGAACGTGAACAACTTAAAGAAATGCGAGAGGCGCTTCGTACCAAGATGAAAACGTATATGAATGAATA
This window of the Oligoflexia bacterium genome carries:
- a CDS encoding ABC transporter ATP-binding protein; amino-acid sequence: MSNVLSINNLKTYFKTEGGVVKACDGVSYELKKGEVLGVVGESGSGKSVTAMSVMQLIPQPPGYYAGGEIMFEGKDLLKLSQRQMRDIRGQSISMIFQDPMTALNPYLKIGTQLIEVLVRHRTKKMSSDAAFKRCVEMMARTGIPMPDKRMNMYPHELSGGLRQRVMIAMALLNEPSVLIADEPTTALDVTIQAQILDLIKELNHNFGTSVIFISHNLGVVAGMTDRVAVMYAGRVVETASTFELFKNPQHPYTKALLASLPRLDEEKGSSLKPIVGLPPSLEDLPSGCYFHPRCPKKVEKCEHNYPDRKVISDGHWATCWEIK
- a CDS encoding dipeptide ABC transporter ATP-binding protein; translated protein: MSENILKVEDLKVHFKLRQKGIFGSEVQTVKAVDGVSFEVKKGETLGLVGESGCGKSTLGRAILQLIQPTSGKVFFENQEITAMKNLQKMRRKMQIIFQDPYASLNPRMTVESIISEPLKTFNVAQGSELTRKVQELMEMVGLRPQYIRRYPHEFSGGQRQRIGIARAIALNPDLIIADEPISALDVSIQAQILNLMQDLQKELNLTYVFIAHDLAAVRHISDRVAVMYLGKLAEIGTADEIIKNPQHPYTKALISAIPIPDPQVEKNKQKTVLQGDVPSPLNPPKGCRFHTRCPIAKDVCKQEIPLLEHKVQRMVACHLV
- a CDS encoding alpha/beta fold hydrolase; this encodes MLTQTNDVTFTNIQEQTLSAKIDLPLITPPRSYALFIHCFTCSKDIAIAARISKELADKGIATLRFDFTGLGESQGDFSKTNFSSNLQDLQSAVDFMQAHYQSPSLIIGHSLGGTAVLALAHKLPHLKAMVCIGAPSHPSHLKKHLEQQDGHYTFNLGQKPFVLCNQFMHDIQNIDLEHLAPQHKVHSLILHSPIDNIVSIKHAQTLYEKLKHPKSFISLDQADHLLSKKEDALYVGQLIASWFDRHLPIDNTKLDIEHGTVIVEELKQTLTQKISTSSHTIIADEPQNLGGKDLGLNPYDLLLASLGACTSMTLRMYARHKQINLNSIKVELKHEKIHAKDCQDCKTKTGKIDFIQRKIYLEGNLSPEQKQRFLEIANRCPVHKTLHSENKITTELA